One window of Meiothermus sp. CFH 77666 genomic DNA carries:
- a CDS encoding DUF4832 domain-containing protein: MGLLLLGCGQLDEVSPPPGGGSGPVLPPLAGKTLTYTASNENFLNPERGFHIAFQLQEYNDYRTVRSGGWFNFPASVVFVYVSLYDYRNSAIPQSYLDHLKSRLENARQAGIKLILRHYYAFPGKTGSEDAPLERMLQHIEQLRPLWAEYQDIILAVQAGFIGLWGEWHSSSNNLDKPESEDRLVRALLAALPKSIPLQLRYLEDIERLYPQPLSSSQAFSGSDQARLGHHNDCFLAGENDAGTYSWNQWDRQKAYLEKITRFVPVAGETCQVNFGLQRQSCAVALAELRRFNWQVLSGTWYKPVLDRWKSEGCYDEIARRLGYRFRLVRAVVPEQLSRGGRFQMGLEIANDGFANPIRPRPVRVVLRNKTTGQIFGFPLNTDPRQWEPEKTQALMLEATLPGDMPPGDYEVLLHLPDPAPNLAGRPEYAIRLANPNVWEATTGYNSLQHTLKVQ; encoded by the coding sequence GTGGGGCTATTGCTCCTGGGCTGCGGCCAGCTGGACGAGGTTAGCCCACCCCCCGGCGGAGGCAGTGGGCCGGTGCTGCCCCCCCTAGCCGGAAAAACCCTCACCTACACAGCCAGCAACGAAAACTTCCTCAACCCCGAACGGGGTTTTCACATCGCTTTTCAGCTCCAGGAGTACAACGACTACCGCACGGTGCGCTCGGGGGGCTGGTTTAACTTCCCCGCCAGCGTGGTGTTCGTGTACGTGAGCCTGTACGATTACCGCAACAGCGCCATCCCGCAGAGCTATCTGGATCACCTCAAGAGCCGCCTCGAGAACGCCCGCCAGGCCGGCATCAAGCTGATCCTGCGGCACTACTACGCCTTTCCCGGTAAGACCGGCTCCGAAGACGCCCCTCTAGAGCGCATGCTCCAGCACATCGAGCAGCTCAGGCCCCTCTGGGCTGAGTACCAAGACATTATTCTGGCCGTACAGGCCGGGTTTATCGGGCTATGGGGGGAGTGGCACAGCTCGAGCAACAACCTGGACAAACCTGAGAGCGAAGACCGCCTGGTACGGGCCTTGCTGGCCGCTCTACCCAAGAGCATCCCTTTGCAGCTGCGCTACCTGGAGGACATCGAGCGGCTCTACCCCCAGCCCCTTTCCTCCAGCCAGGCCTTCAGCGGCAGCGACCAAGCCCGCCTGGGCCACCACAACGACTGCTTCCTGGCAGGGGAGAACGACGCCGGTACGTATAGCTGGAATCAGTGGGATCGGCAAAAAGCCTACCTGGAAAAGATCACCCGTTTTGTGCCGGTCGCGGGGGAGACCTGTCAGGTTAACTTCGGCCTGCAGCGCCAGAGCTGTGCGGTGGCTTTGGCCGAGCTGCGCCGCTTTAACTGGCAGGTGCTGAGCGGCACCTGGTACAAGCCGGTGCTGGATCGCTGGAAAAGCGAGGGATGCTACGACGAGATCGCCCGCCGCCTGGGCTATCGCTTCCGGCTGGTGAGGGCGGTCGTTCCCGAGCAACTGAGCAGAGGGGGGCGCTTCCAGATGGGCCTGGAAATCGCCAACGACGGTTTTGCCAACCCCATCCGGCCCCGCCCGGTTCGAGTCGTCTTGCGCAATAAGACCACCGGACAGATATTTGGCTTCCCCCTCAACACCGACCCACGCCAATGGGAGCCGGAGAAGACCCAGGCCCTGATGCTCGAGGCTACCCTGCCGGGCGATATGCCCCCCGGCGACTACGAGGTGTTGCTGCACCTGCCCGACCCAGCCCCCAACCTCGCGGGCCGCCCCGAGTACGCCATCCGGCTGGCCAATCCGAATGTCTGGGAGGCTACCACGGGCTACAACTCATTGCAGCACACCCTCAAGGTGCAGTAG
- a CDS encoding DUF4832 domain-containing protein, protein MKIATRAYIWFSLLLIVWLTACGTQTQGDSSGNSNPNPSPLSGKTVTYASSDEVFLNPERGFRIGVQFGYGIGSRSMTGLDLSGMRGRGYSMIHAYISLEPFQNGPIAEDYLAQLRQRFAQMRQAGVKASVRFWYAWGGTATVPKSRILQHIEQLGPLLKENTDVISVMQAGFVGAWGEWHSHSGLSDQDKREIFQALARVVPQERKIQLRYVEALRLFAPQGFSEAQAFDAQQIASRLGHHNDCFMVNQSDAGTYAWNDPQRTADRNYLAEISKYMPVGGEMCGDVPEAGSDPYNRRTPEGQLAELARFHWSFIANDFGNVERWRQWGIYDTIARKLGYRLALVQSVVPEVAAGGRLRLSLTLRNEGWAAPYNPRPVRIVLRNPQSGQVYAIPVNAEPRRWYAGSQQTLQVDQPLPAGIPAGSYEVLLHLPDGHPSLAARPEYAIRLANPGVWEAHTGYNRLNQTVRVP, encoded by the coding sequence GTGAAAATAGCAACGCGCGCCTACATATGGTTTAGCTTGTTACTGATAGTTTGGCTTACCGCCTGTGGAACCCAGACCCAGGGCGATTCCTCGGGGAACTCCAATCCTAACCCCTCGCCCCTAAGTGGTAAGACCGTGACCTATGCGAGCAGCGATGAGGTCTTTCTCAACCCCGAGCGGGGCTTCAGGATCGGGGTGCAGTTTGGCTACGGTATCGGTTCGCGGAGCATGACCGGGCTCGATCTGTCTGGAATGCGCGGGCGGGGTTACAGCATGATCCACGCCTATATCAGCCTCGAGCCCTTTCAGAACGGACCCATAGCCGAGGACTACCTGGCCCAGCTACGCCAACGTTTTGCACAGATGCGCCAGGCCGGCGTCAAAGCCTCGGTGCGTTTCTGGTATGCCTGGGGGGGTACCGCCACAGTACCCAAAAGCCGCATTCTCCAGCACATCGAGCAGCTCGGCCCCCTCTTGAAGGAAAACACCGACGTGATCTCAGTCATGCAGGCGGGCTTTGTGGGTGCTTGGGGTGAGTGGCATTCCCACAGCGGTCTTTCGGATCAGGACAAGCGCGAGATCTTTCAGGCGCTGGCCCGCGTGGTGCCCCAGGAGCGCAAAATTCAGCTCCGGTATGTGGAAGCGCTCCGCCTGTTCGCCCCCCAGGGCTTTAGCGAGGCCCAGGCCTTCGATGCCCAGCAGATCGCTTCCCGCCTGGGCCATCACAACGACTGCTTCATGGTGAACCAAAGCGATGCCGGTACCTACGCCTGGAACGACCCCCAGCGAACCGCCGACCGCAACTACCTGGCCGAGATCAGCAAGTACATGCCGGTAGGCGGCGAGATGTGCGGCGATGTGCCCGAGGCCGGCTCCGACCCCTATAACCGCCGTACCCCAGAAGGCCAGCTGGCCGAACTGGCCCGCTTCCACTGGAGCTTCATCGCCAACGACTTTGGCAATGTGGAACGCTGGCGGCAGTGGGGCATCTACGACACCATCGCCCGCAAACTGGGCTACCGGCTTGCGCTGGTGCAGTCGGTGGTGCCAGAGGTGGCCGCTGGGGGCCGTCTGCGCCTGAGCCTCACCCTGCGTAACGAGGGCTGGGCGGCGCCGTACAACCCCCGCCCGGTGCGCATCGTGCTGCGCAACCCGCAGAGCGGCCAGGTGTACGCTATACCCGTCAACGCCGAGCCCCGTCGCTGGTATGCTGGCAGCCAACAGACCCTTCAAGTAGACCAGCCCTTGCCCGCCGGAATACCCGCGGGCAGCTACGAGGTGCTGCTGCACCTGCCTGACGGGCATCCGAGCCTGGCAGCGCGTCCGGAGTACGCCATCCGCCTGGCCAACCCCGGGGTGTGGGAGGCCCACACCGGCTATAACCGGCTGAACCAGACGGTGCGGGTGCCCTAA
- the bshA gene encoding N-acetyl-alpha-D-glucosaminyl L-malate synthase BshA: MNIAILCHASAGGSGVVATELALALAGLGHRVHVVATERPFRLTEERLSQLGLSSNLLGASPISMGQDPVGGLGRIFQASKQSVARWLGLLKRPLRAGSLHFHQILSADYPLFQEPLTPLTAANSIAELIERFKIELVHAHYAIPHATSAILARDMGLDIKVVTTLHGTDVTLVGREPAFAKTTQHAVRTSDAVTAVSNSLAQDARQKLGVEREIEVIYNWVDPERFKPNRDPSYRARFAQPEEAIVMHVSNFRAVKRPLDALRIFAGIVERMPARMLMIGEGPLRQEAIELAHDLEIAGRVQFLESTPSIEKFMSVADLFLLPSEQESFGLVALEAMASGVPVVASRVGGLPELIEEGRTGFLRPMGDVQGMLEASLEILSNRTRRRNMGEAARTRAIERFRPEVVLPRYLEVYEKTLEGALVRR, translated from the coding sequence ATGAACATAGCGATTCTTTGCCATGCCAGTGCAGGGGGTTCGGGGGTGGTGGCTACCGAGCTGGCGCTGGCCCTGGCGGGGCTGGGGCACCGGGTGCATGTGGTGGCCACCGAGCGGCCCTTTCGTCTGACCGAAGAGAGGCTGAGCCAGCTGGGCCTGAGCAGTAATCTGCTGGGTGCAAGCCCCATCTCGATGGGACAGGATCCGGTAGGTGGGCTGGGCCGGATATTCCAGGCCTCCAAACAGAGCGTGGCCCGTTGGCTGGGGCTGCTCAAGAGACCCCTGCGGGCGGGTTCGCTGCATTTTCACCAAATTTTGAGCGCCGATTATCCCCTGTTTCAGGAGCCCCTGACCCCGCTTACGGCGGCCAATTCCATCGCCGAGCTCATCGAGCGCTTCAAGATTGAACTGGTGCATGCCCACTACGCTATTCCCCATGCTACCAGCGCCATCTTGGCCCGCGACATGGGGCTGGATATCAAGGTCGTGACCACCCTGCACGGCACCGACGTGACCCTGGTCGGGCGGGAACCAGCCTTCGCCAAGACCACCCAGCACGCCGTGCGCACCTCGGACGCGGTGACGGCGGTCTCTAACTCGCTGGCCCAGGATGCCCGCCAAAAGCTGGGGGTGGAGCGCGAGATTGAGGTGATCTACAACTGGGTTGACCCCGAGCGCTTCAAGCCCAACCGCGACCCCTCGTACCGGGCCCGCTTTGCCCAGCCGGAAGAGGCCATTGTAATGCACGTTTCCAACTTCCGCGCGGTCAAGCGCCCGCTGGATGCCTTGCGGATATTTGCGGGCATTGTGGAGCGGATGCCTGCACGGATGCTCATGATTGGGGAGGGGCCCTTGCGCCAGGAAGCCATCGAGCTGGCCCACGACCTCGAGATTGCCGGGCGGGTGCAGTTTCTGGAGTCCACCCCCAGCATCGAGAAGTTCATGAGCGTGGCCGATTTGTTCCTGCTACCCTCCGAGCAGGAGTCCTTCGGGCTGGTGGCCCTGGAAGCCATGGCCAGCGGGGTGCCGGTGGTGGCGAGCCGGGTGGGGGGGCTGCCCGAACTCATCGAAGAGGGCCGAACCGGCTTTTTGCGCCCGATGGGCGACGTGCAGGGGATGCTCGAGGCCAGCCTGGAGATCCTTTCCAATCGTACCCGTCGCCGCAACATGGGCGAGGCTGCCCGTACCCGGGCCATCGAGCGCTTCCGGCCCGAGGTGGTGCTGCCCCGCTACCTGGAGGTCTACGAGAAGACCCTCGAGGGGGCCTTGGTGCGGCGCTGA